In Streptomyces sp. NBC_01439, the following are encoded in one genomic region:
- a CDS encoding MFS transporter encodes MTTTAITATTATTTATATARATPRVGPVPVLWLALLATPLAAGANASVLILPDMARSLGVSAGAATWLVASYAWAMAVGTPLLAGLLRRRGLRAALHLAGALLVSGTLLVAASPWLPLTLAGRATQAAGGAGLAAVAMSLAGTARRMGVISAGFGILGASGPLLGAQLSQAVSWRLSLSVSVIAILAVPVVSRYAATPVTPAAAPQDGFDARGAALLTALATALVLLHHVPAAALGSSVLAATLLALHVRRRPDGFVPAALIRRPLFLGSALLALVLSGSYFTLLFSVPRLLTDRAGWDATTAGTGQLVALLSGSALSWLLAAASARMGRTAVRTVLVGVGALAAAVAVFASWGPLLLVATLGGIFAATGSSAVLSMHAASSAPEPQRPTAIGLFALCYQLGGAFGPAIATALVLSAGAGAA; translated from the coding sequence ATGACCACCACCGCCATCACTGCCACCACCGCCACGACCACCGCCACCGCCACCGCCCGCGCCACGCCCCGGGTCGGCCCCGTTCCCGTCCTGTGGCTGGCGCTGCTGGCCACCCCCCTGGCCGCCGGGGCCAACGCCTCCGTGCTGATCCTTCCGGACATGGCCCGCTCCCTCGGGGTGAGCGCCGGGGCCGCGACCTGGCTCGTCGCCTCCTACGCCTGGGCCATGGCCGTCGGCACCCCCCTGCTGGCCGGACTGCTGCGCCGCCGGGGCCTGCGGGCGGCGCTCCACCTGGCCGGCGCCCTCCTCGTCAGCGGCACCCTCCTCGTCGCCGCGTCCCCCTGGCTACCGCTCACCCTCGCCGGACGGGCCACGCAAGCCGCCGGTGGCGCCGGCCTGGCAGCGGTGGCCATGAGCTTGGCCGGCACGGCGCGCCGGATGGGCGTGATCAGCGCCGGCTTCGGCATCCTCGGCGCATCCGGCCCGCTCCTCGGTGCACAGCTCTCACAGGCCGTCTCGTGGCGGCTCTCGCTCTCCGTGTCCGTGATCGCGATCCTGGCGGTGCCCGTGGTGAGCCGTTACGCGGCGACCCCGGTGACCCCGGCGGCCGCGCCCCAGGACGGGTTCGACGCCCGCGGTGCCGCCCTGCTGACGGCGCTCGCCACCGCCCTGGTCCTGCTGCACCACGTGCCGGCCGCAGCCCTCGGCTCCTCGGTCCTCGCGGCCACGCTGCTCGCGCTCCACGTACGCCGGCGCCCCGACGGTTTCGTACCGGCCGCGCTGATCCGGCGGCCCCTCTTCCTCGGCTCCGCGCTGCTCGCCCTCGTGCTCTCGGGCTCGTACTTCACCCTGCTGTTCTCCGTACCCCGGCTGCTCACCGACCGGGCGGGCTGGGACGCCACCACCGCGGGCACCGGTCAGCTCGTGGCGCTGCTCTCCGGATCCGCGCTCTCCTGGCTGCTGGCCGCGGCCTCGGCGCGCATGGGCCGGACGGCCGTCCGCACGGTGCTCGTCGGCGTCGGAGCACTGGCCGCGGCGGTCGCGGTGTTCGCGAGCTGGGGCCCGCTGCTGCTGGTCGCCACCCTGGGCGGGATCTTCGCGGCGACCGGGTCCAGCGCCGTGCTGTCGATGCACGCCGCGTCGAGCGCCCCCGAGCCCCAGCGCCCCACGGCCATCGGCCTGTTCGCCCTCTGCTACCAGCTGGGCGGGGCCTTCGGCCCGGCGATCGCGACCGCACTGGTGCTCAGCGCCGGAGCCGGGGCCGCCTGA
- a CDS encoding MarR family winged helix-turn-helix transcriptional regulator produces the protein MSDAVDAIVGQWTAERPDLADTLWPVEVVARIQRMNRVIDKHLKAFATEHELEVGELDILFTLCRSGPPYALTAGALIPAAMVTSGAITNRIDRMEAKGLVERVRDGQDRRTVRIRLTERSLALTETLITEHLRGYAELLAPLDPATRTTVAEALRTLLEDNGDTSIA, from the coding sequence ATGAGCGACGCAGTGGACGCGATCGTCGGCCAGTGGACGGCGGAGCGCCCGGATCTGGCCGACACCCTGTGGCCGGTGGAGGTGGTGGCCCGCATCCAGCGGATGAACCGCGTCATCGACAAGCACCTGAAGGCCTTCGCGACCGAGCACGAGCTGGAGGTGGGCGAGCTCGACATTCTCTTCACTCTCTGCCGCTCCGGCCCCCCGTACGCGCTGACCGCCGGTGCCCTGATCCCGGCCGCCATGGTCACCTCCGGCGCGATCACCAACCGCATCGACCGCATGGAGGCCAAGGGCCTGGTCGAGCGGGTGAGGGACGGCCAGGACCGCCGCACGGTGCGGATCCGGCTGACCGAACGGAGCCTCGCGCTGACGGAGACGCTGATCACCGAGCACCTGCGCGGCTACGCGGAGCTGCTCGCCCCGCTGGACCCCGCCACCCGCACCACGGTCGCCGAGGCCCTGCGCACGCTCCTGGAGGACAACGGGGACACCTCGATCGCCTAG